A genome region from Actinobacillus arthritidis includes the following:
- a CDS encoding ABC transporter permease — MNLTGFFTLSAKESRRIIRIWRQTLVPPIITTTLYFLIFGKLIGGRIGEMNGVSYMQFIAPGLVMMNAITASYVNTASSFFLSKFTRNFEELLVSPLSTHNIIWGYVMGSIVRGGLAGILVMLVALCFVSFDIHSWAIILLTLLMTTIAFALGGLINAVYAKSFDDVGLIPTFVLTPLTYLGGVFYSISLLPEFWQTVSKFNPIVYMINGFRYGFLGISDVSVSYTFVVLISFIAVLYYIAFSLIEKGVGLRS; from the coding sequence ATGAATTTAACTGGATTTTTTACTCTTTCTGCCAAAGAATCTCGCCGAATTATTCGTATTTGGCGTCAAACATTGGTTCCACCGATTATCACGACCACACTCTATTTTCTTATTTTCGGTAAATTAATTGGCGGTCGTATTGGTGAAATGAATGGCGTAAGCTATATGCAATTTATTGCACCGGGGCTAGTGATGATGAATGCGATTACCGCATCTTACGTAAATACTGCCTCATCATTTTTCCTCAGTAAATTTACTCGTAATTTTGAAGAATTATTAGTTTCTCCGCTCTCAACGCACAATATTATTTGGGGTTATGTGATGGGAAGTATTGTACGAGGCGGTTTAGCTGGTATTTTAGTGATGTTAGTCGCACTCTGCTTCGTTTCGTTTGATATTCATTCGTGGGCAATTATTTTACTGACTTTATTAATGACAACCATTGCCTTTGCGCTCGGTGGATTAATTAATGCGGTATATGCAAAATCATTTGATGATGTCGGTTTAATTCCGACCTTTGTTTTAACACCTCTGACTTATTTAGGCGGTGTGTTCTACTCGATTTCACTTTTACCCGAATTTTGGCAAACTGTATCCAAATTTAATCCGATCGTGTATATGATCAACGGTTTCCGCTATGGATTTTTAGGCATTAGCGATGTATCGGTATCCTATACTTTTGTGGTGTTAATCTCATTTATTGCCGTGCTATACTATATCGCCTTTTCATTGATTGAGAAGGGAGTCGGGCTTCGTAGCTGA
- the modA gene encoding molybdate ABC transporter substrate-binding protein, with the protein MKRLSKTCFIGALVLSTPFAFSQDITVFAASSMTNVLQEINQDFAKQYPDDKVVFSFASSSVLAKQIEQDAPADVFISADLKWMDYLKEKQPTKTQNIRHLVKNELVLIAPKDSSFEASDIQAVDFAKILANSYLSVGDPAHVPAGKYAKKALEHYGLWQQVEPRIARAKNVRDALSFVERGESPLGIVYSTDAKVSDKVKVITVFPTESYGEVIYPVATVSDKVQAKTFLDFLKTPKAKAKFEVAGFYPIH; encoded by the coding sequence ATGAAACGATTATCTAAAACTTGCTTTATCGGAGCGTTAGTGCTTTCAACGCCTTTCGCATTCTCTCAAGACATTACTGTCTTTGCCGCTTCATCAATGACTAATGTATTACAAGAAATCAATCAAGATTTTGCCAAGCAATATCCTGATGATAAAGTAGTATTTTCCTTTGCATCCAGTTCGGTATTAGCCAAACAAATCGAACAAGATGCACCGGCAGATGTGTTTATCTCAGCCGACCTGAAATGGATGGACTACTTAAAAGAAAAACAGCCTACCAAAACTCAAAATATTCGTCATCTTGTTAAAAATGAGCTGGTTTTGATTGCACCAAAAGACAGTTCATTCGAGGCAAGCGATATACAAGCGGTCGATTTTGCGAAAATTTTAGCAAATAGCTATTTATCCGTAGGAGATCCGGCTCATGTACCGGCAGGCAAATATGCGAAAAAAGCATTGGAACATTACGGCTTATGGCAACAAGTAGAGCCTAGAATCGCTCGAGCGAAAAATGTACGTGACGCACTATCATTCGTAGAACGTGGTGAATCGCCATTGGGTATTGTTTACTCTACCGATGCGAAAGTTTCTGATAAAGTGAAAGTGATCACAGTTTTTCCAACCGAAAGCTATGGTGAAGTGATTTATCCGGTCGCGACAGTGAGCGATAAAGTGCAAGCTAAAACATTTTTAGATTTCCTAAAAACGCCGAAAGCCAAAGCAAAATTTGAAGTCGCCGGTTTTTACCCGATTCATTAA
- a CDS encoding type II toxin-antitoxin system RatA family toxin, which yields MPVVNQSSLVAYSAEQMYQLVNDYEKYPQFLSGCVGSKTISRGETELEAELHIQKLGISQTFSTHNTMRLNERIEMKLIKGPFRYLQGVWTFQPFDEQSCKISLQLEFEFSNPVVGMVFGKVFNEMTIKMVNAFKQRAKEVYGV from the coding sequence ATGCCAGTAGTAAACCAATCATCCCTTGTCGCTTATAGCGCTGAGCAAATGTATCAGCTCGTTAACGATTACGAAAAATACCCACAATTTTTATCCGGTTGCGTAGGTTCCAAAACCATTAGTCGTGGTGAAACAGAACTAGAAGCAGAGCTACATATTCAAAAATTAGGTATTAGCCAAACCTTTAGCACACATAACACAATGCGCCTGAATGAACGTATTGAAATGAAACTAATCAAAGGCCCATTTCGTTATTTACAAGGTGTTTGGACATTCCAACCCTTTGATGAACAAAGCTGTAAAATCAGCTTACAACTTGAATTCGAATTTTCGAATCCTGTTGTCGGTATGGTATTTGGAAAAGTGTTTAACGAAATGACCATAAAAATGGTCAATGCGTTTAAACAGAGAGCCAAGGAGGTTTACGGTGTCTGA
- a CDS encoding RnfH family protein, with product MRLNREPRRFTVSESEKIIVEVAYAYPERYFLKKLTLDNATTIQNVILQSGILEKYTEIDLRTNKVGIFSRPAKLTDMVENGDRIEIYRPLIADPKEIRRKRATEQNKK from the coding sequence ATGCGTTTAAACAGAGAGCCAAGGAGGTTTACGGTGTCTGAATCAGAAAAGATTATTGTTGAAGTTGCTTACGCCTATCCTGAACGTTATTTTCTAAAAAAACTTACGCTTGATAACGCGACAACAATCCAAAATGTGATTTTGCAATCCGGTATTTTAGAAAAATATACTGAAATCGATTTGAGAACCAATAAAGTCGGTATCTTTAGCCGTCCGGCAAAATTAACCGATATGGTAGAAAATGGTGATCGTATTGAGATTTATCGCCCATTGATTGCGGATCCAAAAGAAATTCGTCGTAAGCGAGCAACAGAACAAAACAAGAAATAA
- a CDS encoding ABC transporter ATP-binding protein, with translation MKALEINNLIKTYPTGVQAVKGIDLSVEQGDFYALLGHNGAGKSTTIGIISSLVNKTSGSVKVFGYDLDTQKIQLKQQIGLVPQEFNFNQFEKVIDVLTQQAGYYGISHNEAVNRAETWLKKLDLWEKQNHLTRELSGGMKRRVMIARALMHNPKLLILDEPTAGVDIELRRSLWDFLRELNQQGTTIILTTHYLEEAENLCRHIGIIQNGLLVENTSMKALLAKLETETFVLDLQRKSENQPLEIQGYPTQWLDENTLEVEVKREQGLTNLFQQIAQQDVEVLSMRNKSNRLEELFMKMAN, from the coding sequence ATGAAAGCTTTAGAAATCAATAATCTGATAAAAACCTATCCGACTGGTGTACAAGCGGTAAAAGGAATCGATCTTAGCGTAGAACAAGGCGATTTTTACGCACTGCTTGGGCATAACGGTGCGGGCAAATCAACAACCATTGGAATTATTAGCTCTCTAGTAAATAAAACTAGCGGTAGCGTAAAAGTATTCGGTTACGATCTTGATACTCAGAAAATTCAGCTTAAACAACAAATTGGACTTGTACCGCAGGAATTTAATTTCAATCAGTTTGAGAAAGTGATTGATGTTTTAACCCAACAAGCTGGTTATTACGGAATTTCACATAACGAAGCGGTAAACCGAGCCGAAACTTGGCTGAAAAAACTCGATCTGTGGGAAAAACAAAACCACCTTACCCGAGAACTTTCCGGCGGTATGAAACGTCGTGTCATGATTGCTCGTGCGTTAATGCATAATCCTAAATTGCTGATTTTAGATGAGCCAACTGCCGGAGTGGATATTGAATTACGCCGCAGTTTATGGGACTTTTTACGAGAACTGAATCAACAAGGCACTACCATTATTTTAACCACACATTATTTAGAAGAAGCAGAGAATCTTTGCCGTCATATTGGTATTATCCAAAACGGTTTATTGGTTGAAAATACTTCAATGAAAGCCTTACTCGCCAAATTGGAAACAGAAACTTTCGTGTTGGATTTACAAAGAAAATCGGAAAATCAACCGCTTGAAATACAAGGCTATCCAACGCAATGGTTAGATGAAAATACCTTAGAAGTTGAAGTAAAACGAGAACAAGGTTTAACCAATCTGTTCCAACAAATTGCACAACAAGATGTGGAAGTGCTTAGTATGCGTAACAAATCTAACCGTCTTGAAGAACTCTTTATGAAAATGGCAAATTAA
- a CDS encoding helix-turn-helix transcriptional regulator, translated as MNQILIPYVSMAEMLVEMFGKSCEVVLHDLNRPEHSVVYVAGDVTHRKPGQNFDHLVKEVMLSDKLNNNYVANYYFEVEGKLIRSSTQLIFDQNQQLVGALCINIDTTPITEQIAYLNSLLPNLNQIKQTEQTLETEELPLSAMAENLMDKIVNGQSVEMMTRDEKIEKIRFMEQKGLFLMKGSIEKVAEKLGVNKVTIYSYLDEVRGKR; from the coding sequence ATGAACCAAATTCTTATCCCTTATGTTTCGATGGCAGAGATGTTAGTTGAAATGTTCGGCAAAAGTTGTGAAGTTGTTTTACATGATTTAAACCGCCCTGAGCACTCGGTTGTGTATGTCGCCGGCGATGTTACACATCGTAAACCGGGGCAGAATTTTGACCATTTGGTTAAGGAAGTGATGTTATCGGATAAGCTGAATAATAACTATGTAGCCAATTACTATTTTGAAGTCGAGGGTAAACTTATTCGTTCATCCACTCAACTGATTTTTGACCAAAACCAACAGCTGGTTGGTGCTTTATGTATCAACATTGACACAACACCGATTACTGAGCAAATCGCTTACTTAAATAGCTTATTGCCTAACCTAAATCAAATAAAACAAACTGAGCAAACGCTAGAAACAGAAGAGCTTCCGCTTTCTGCAATGGCAGAAAATTTAATGGATAAAATTGTAAACGGACAATCTGTTGAGATGATGACTCGAGATGAAAAAATTGAAAAGATTCGTTTTATGGAACAAAAAGGCTTGTTTTTAATGAAAGGTAGTATTGAGAAAGTTGCTGAAAAATTAGGCGTAAATAAAGTGACCATTTATAGTTATTTAGATGAAGTAAGAGGAAAACGCTAA
- a CDS encoding RidA family protein — MEIILPNQSKGHYSPAIKSNGMLYISGQLPFNADGKIVGDIVAQTKQALANLAQVLATAGLSRNDVVQCRVYIPDVAYWDTVNQVYADFFGSHKPARTVVPCGNLHYNALIEIDAVAEFA; from the coding sequence ATGGAAATTATTCTACCGAATCAAAGTAAAGGGCATTATTCACCAGCAATAAAATCCAACGGAATGTTGTATATATCGGGACAACTTCCATTTAATGCTGATGGGAAAATTGTTGGTGATATTGTAGCTCAAACTAAACAAGCTCTCGCTAATTTAGCTCAAGTACTCGCCACTGCCGGTCTTAGTAGAAATGATGTTGTGCAATGCCGTGTGTATATTCCCGATGTAGCTTATTGGGATACGGTAAATCAAGTTTATGCTGATTTTTTCGGTTCACACAAACCTGCTCGTACTGTTGTACCTTGCGGTAATTTGCATTACAACGCACTTATCGAAATTGATGCGGTTGCCGAATTTGCTTAG
- the apt gene encoding adenine phosphoribosyltransferase, whose amino-acid sequence MNQLDLIKSSIKSIPDYPKAGIIFRDITSLLEVPEAFKATVDAIVAEFKNKGITKVVGTESRGFIFGAPVALALGVPFVLVRKPKKLPREVISQSYSLEYGEDTLEIHVDSVKEGDNVLVVDDLLATGGTIDATAKLIRRLGGKVEHATFVIWLPDLGGKERLEKEGINSFTLVEFAGH is encoded by the coding sequence ATGAACCAATTAGATTTAATCAAATCATCTATCAAATCTATTCCTGATTATCCGAAAGCAGGTATTATTTTCCGTGACATTACCTCATTATTAGAAGTGCCGGAAGCATTCAAGGCAACCGTAGATGCGATCGTTGCTGAATTTAAAAATAAAGGTATTACTAAAGTCGTTGGAACAGAGTCTCGCGGCTTTATCTTTGGTGCACCGGTAGCGCTTGCGTTGGGCGTACCTTTTGTATTAGTTCGTAAACCTAAAAAATTACCACGTGAAGTTATTTCACAATCTTATTCTTTAGAATATGGTGAAGATACGCTGGAAATCCATGTAGATTCAGTAAAAGAAGGTGATAACGTATTAGTTGTAGACGATTTATTAGCAACCGGCGGTACAATTGACGCTACGGCAAAATTAATTCGTCGTTTAGGCGGTAAAGTAGAACACGCGACCTTTGTGATTTGGTTACCGGATTTAGGCGGAAAAGAACGTTTAGAAAAAGAAGGCATCAATTCATTCACATTGGTTGAGTTTGCCGGTCATTAA